Within Candidatus Spechtbacterales bacterium, the genomic segment AACCCAATGGTCGCCCCACAAGCCAAGTCCTTTGTAAAACTCTTCTATTATCTTACCTATATTTTTTGCCTCCTCTTTAATTTGCTCTACGGTGCAAAAAATATGCCCGTCGTCCACTGTTATTGCGCGCACTCTAGTTAGACCTCCTATTTCTCCGGGCTTTTCATCCCTGTATTGCATTGTGCTTTCTATGTAGCGTATTGGCAGGTCGCGGTAGCTTCTCATTTGCGACGCGTAAATTTGAGTATGGTGCGGGCAGTTAACGGGTTTCATAACAAAATCTTCGTAATGCCCCTTTACCTGTAAAAGCTCATCACCAAATTTATCTGCATGCCCCGATGTTTCATAAAGCACCCTTTTTGCTATATGCGGTATGCTTACCGGCTGGGCTCCGTATTTTTTACTTATATCCGTTACCGCTTTTTGCAACTCATTCCTTATAATGGTGCCTTTTGTTGTAAACAGGGGAAGGCCGGAACCCACAAGGTCAGAGAAGGTGAACAGGTCCAGTTCTTTGCCCAGTTTTCTATGGTCTCTTTTTGCGGCTTCTTCAAGCCACTCCAAGTGTTCTTCAAGTTCTTTTTTAGTTTCAAAAGCAACTCCGTAAATACGAGTGAGCATGTCCTGCGTTTCATCACCACGCCAGTAAGCCCCCGCAACCCGCATTAGTTTAAAAGCATCAGCGGGTAGGTTTTTTGTGCTTTTGACGTGTCCTCCACGGCACAAATCAAGGAATTGGCCTGCCTCGGCTTTAGACGGGTCGCCTGTGTGAACCATACCTACCTTTTTGTCTTCCTTTTCCAGTTCACCTATAAGATCAAGCTTATATTTCGCTCCTTGTTCTTTGAAATATTTTTTCGCTTTTTCCGCGTCCCACTCCTCTTTTTTAAACTCAAGACCCTGAGATATTATTTTTTTCATCTCCTTTTCTATCTTGGCAAGGTCCTTTTCTCCAATCTCCGCATTTCCAAAATCATAGTAAAAACCGTTATCAATAGCCGGTCCTATGCCCAGCTTTGCATCCGGATAAAATTTCAAAACCGCCTGCGCCAATACGTGTGCAAAAGAGTGTCTAATTTGTTCTAAGTTCTGAGGCATGAATTTTCAATTTTAAATTTCAAATTTTAATTTAATTTCTTAATGTTCCAATGTTTTAACCTGCCTGCCGGCAGGCAGGAATTCAGTCATTTAAAATTGTTTTGAAATTTGAAATTTGAAATTTTTTCTTGCTGTATACTAAATACTATATACTAAATACTGCGCGAATTACAATTCTCTTATATTATCGCAAATCAACTTCACCTCGCCATCTCTTGAGTTAAGCTTTCCCTCCGCCAGTATTGGCTTATTTGATTCAATAATATGTCCCTTGCTTTTTGTGAGCTCGGGAAACACCACTGCCTCTATTTTGCCACTTAGGTCTTCAAGTCCGACAAACATCATCGATTTATTGTTCTTAGTTATTATTTTTTTTGTGCTTGTTACTATCGCGCCTATTTGCACTGTGTACATTATATTGTTTGCGATAACACTCGCAATAGGCATCGTTTGCGATAGTTTTTCAGCATGTTCTTCCAAAGGATGGCCCGTTACATAAAAACCAAGTAGTTCTTTTTCCCACTCCAGTTTTTGCTGTTTTGTTGCCTGTTCGCTATTTTTTAAAGTTAGCTTAGATGCCGTTTCTGCTTCGCTTCCCGCAAATAAGTTAAACTGTCCGGAACTCTCGGCCGCCTTATGTTCCCTTGAGTAAAGTAGAAGGTTTTCCATGTTTTCCAGCAACTGGCCGCGCTCTCCAAATTCCTCCGTAGCTCCGGATTTTATGAGATTTTCAAGAGATTTTTTATTTAAATCTTTTGACAGAACTCTTTCCAGAAAATTTTCTAAAGATTCAAATTTGCCGTTAGTGTTTCTCTCTTCAATTATTTCGTGCACTATATTACTTCCCACATTTTTAATGGCCGCCAACCCAAAACGTATGGCATTATCATTTACAACAGTGAAGTTCTCATCACTCTCGTTTAAAGAAGGTGGCAGAATCTCTATTTTCATTCTTTTGGACTCTGTCATTATTACAGCCATTTTATCCATATCTCCGGCCTCCGCCGTAAGAATCGCACACATATAGTCGGTAGGGTAGTTGGCCTTCATGTATGCTGTTTGGTACGCGACACGTCCGTAGCAGGCGGCATGGGCTTTATTGAATCCGTATCCCTGGAATGGCTCAAATAACTCCCATATTTTTTCAGCCTCTTCGCTCGTCATTCCACTGTGCTCCTGGCATCCCTTAACAAATATCTCATGCTGTTTTGCCATCTCTTTTGGTATTTTTTTACCTACCGCTTTTCTAAACTTATCAACGGTCTCCCAGTTGTATCCGGCCAACTCCATAGCGGTAAACAGCAAATCATCCTGATAAACCAAAATACCATAAGACTTTGCAAGAAACTCCTCGGCTTTGGGGTGGAAGTACTGTATAGGACTTTTACCTTGTTTGCGGGCAATATACTCAGGAATGTTGTTCATTGGTCCGGGGCGATAGAGCGCTATCATTGCGTTAATATCATGTATTGTTGTGGGCTCCAGTTCCATAAGATACCTTGTCATACCCGACCCGTTTAACTGAAAAAGTCCTTCTGTTTCACCCCTTGTCAGCATTTCAAAAGTTAGCTTGTCATCAAAGGGAATATCTTCAATATCAATATCAACACCTTTCCTTTTTTTAACCAAATGCACAGCGCTTTCCAGTATCGCCAAGTTGCGAATTCCTAAAAAATCAAATTTTAAAAGGCCAACACCGTCTTCGCCTACTGTATACATATCGTATTGGGTAACATAATCACCACTTCCTTTGGGGTCAAGTTGCAGGGGTACATATTCAACAAGTGGCTTAGGAGATATAACAACACCGGCGGCATGCACCGAAGCATGGCGAACTGTACCTTCAAGTTTTTTTGCTATATCTAACAGTTCTTTGGCATCTGTGTCTTGTTCATAGATATCTTTTAGAGACGGCTCAATCTCAAGTGCGTGTTCTATGGTCATTGGAAATCCCTGTGAGCCCATAGGTATTAACTTGGCAATGCGGTCTCCAAGCTCGTATGGTTTGCCCAACGCGCGCGCTACGTCGCGCACCGCTCCGCGCGCCATCATGGTCCCAAAAGTGCCTATTTGCGCCACGTTTTGTGAGCCGTATTTTTGTTTAGTGTACTCTATTACCTCCTGCCTTCTGTTGTCCGCGAAATCCATATCTATATCGGGAGCTGAGGGGCGGTAAGGGTTTAAGAATCGTTCAAACGGAAGCTGAAAATCTAGCGGGTTAACATTAACAATGCCCGATAAATAGGCAACAAGTGATCCGGCAGCCGAGCCACGCACAGTTGTGTAAATTTCTTTTTCGCGCGCGAATCGCAGAATGTCGGCTACAGCCAAAAAATAAGGAGAATAACTTTTGTCAGATATAATTTTAAGCTCATATTGGCGTCTTTTTTCGACTTCAGGGTCTTTATCCAACCCGCGCTCTTTCGCTCCTGCCAGGGTAAGCTCATCAAGCATTTGGTCTGCTGTTTTTCCGGGTTCAAGTTCAAAGTTCGGAAATATAAATTCCCCGAGAGTAAGTTCTAAGTTACATTGTTCTGCTATCTTTTGTGTATTTTCTATAGCGTCGGGCCATTCTTTAAACTTTTCCTCCATCTCCTCTGGAGTGCATACAGAAAAATCATCATGTTTTAGCGTGAGTCTTTTTTCATCATCTATTGTGTTGCCGGTTTGAATTGCAAGAAGTACGTCGTGCGCGTGTGAGTCCTCTTTGCGATTATAGTGAGAGTCTTGTGTCGCAACAAGAGGCAAGTTAAGTTCGCGGGCAAGTTCTGCTAAAAGGGGAGTAACCTTGTTTTGGTCCGGAGTATTGTAATGCTGTTGTAGCTCTATATAGTAGTCTCCGGAGGCAAAAATATCCGCGTACTCTCGCGCAATTTTTTTTGCATCTTCTTTGTTGTTTTTTAAGAGCGCTTGTGACAGCTCGCCCCCCAGGCATCCGGAAAGACAAATAAGACCCTCGGAATACTTGCGCAGCAGTTCTTTATCTATGCGGGGCTTGTAGTAAAACCCTTTTAAGTTCGCTTCCGTTACCAGCGCTATTAGGTTTTTATATCCCTTTTCATTTTTTGCAAGAAGTATTAAATGATTATAACCTCCCGGATTACCGCCTTGTTTTTCGTGCATGTTATCAACAACATATGCCTCAAACCCTATTATCGGTTTTATATCCCGCCTTTTTGCCTGCTGGTAAAATTCAACAGCGCCGTATAAATTGCCATGGTCTGTAATTGCCACAGAGTCCATGCCATTCTCTTTTATAAAATCCAAAAGCTCTCCTGTTTTAGAGAGCCCATCGAGCAATGAGTAGTGGGTATGAACGTGAAGATGTGTGAATTTTGGTGAGTTCTTTTCGGACATTGCATTCATTTTACACTATTTAATTTCCAATTTCCAACCCGTCCTCCTGGCAAGGTCCGACCTCGCCAAGAGGCGTTAACACGCCAGTCGGTTGGCGTGTTAAAATATATTCATGGCCATTGATTTTAATTACGAAAATAAATTGCGTGAAAAATACGGCTACCCGCCCGCCTCGGCTTCGCCTCGCGATGGCGTGCGTGACCTATGTATAGCAGGGCTGGACGAGGTCGGGCGCGGGCCTTTGGCGGGACCTGTGACTGTAGGCGCTTTTGTGTTTTTAAACAACCCAAAAGGAGGGTTCGACCATCCTTTGGGGTTGTTACGGGATTCAAAATTATTGAGCGCGAAACAAAGAGAAAAATTATACGAATATTTTTGCGAACTTAAAAAAGGGGGGAAAGTGGATTTTGCGACTGCTTCGGTTTTTCCCCGCACAATAGATAAAAAGCACATTCACCACGCTACAGCCTTGGCAATGCAAAGGGCGGTGCAAAAGCTGGACAAAAAACCGGACTACGCTTTGATAGACGGCTTTAGATATCCGGGCAAAATTTTAAAGGAGGTTGAATATTCAACCATGCCAAAAGCGGATAATCTAATACCCTCAGTTGCGGCAGCTTCAATTGTGGCAAAAGTAAAAAGGGACGCGAGTATGGTGCGTTACCATAAAAAATATCCCCAGTACCGCTTTGACTTACATAAGGGTTATGGAACAGAGTTACATTATAAAATGCTCAAAAAGCACGGTCCCAGTCATATACACAGGCAAAGTTTCAGGTTATATTAAGCACAGCACAAAAGGAGGTTATTGCTATGAATACATTTCCAATAGGATTGATAAGACTGCTTTACCACTCTATCATGGCTGTATACTACGCAGCTGTAGGCAATGAGGCCAAAAAAGAAAAACATGACAAAAAAATAGAAGAATTGAAAAAATTATAGCACCTCAGGAACAAAACCCGCAATTTGCGGGTTTTCTTTTTATAGTTTTTTGTTTTTTATAACTTTGGCGAGGAAAGTTTAACAACAGAATATTTGCAAGTTTAGTATATTTAGGACCATAGATGCACAACCTCATCCTTAAAAACTGGAGTTTTTAAGGATGAGGTTGTGAGGAGTTGTTTTATAAGCAGTTGCATAAATGTCATGAATGTAGTAATATGATGCATTAGCACGTGAAAGTCAAAAAAGAAGGAGTGCTGAAATGAAAACAAATAAAGTGTTGCGATTCTTGTTTATTGTTCGGCGGATTTTCTTCGGAAACCGCAGGCGCCTGCGCAAGTTGCGCGCAATAGTTTATGCCGATGACTTTGCCAAGCGCTCGGGTCTTCCCCTCCGCATCGTCGGCGAGCCGCGTTTCACCCGTTTTATCTTCGTTCCCACCATAAGAACGATGACTGTGTATTTTGTAAGGGGGCAGTTTACATTCTCGTCTGCCCAAACAGCTGAGGGGCAGTTTACATTCTCGTCTGCCCAAACCGCTGAGGAAAATCTGGAAGAACTCCGAGAGTTTATTGAAGTCTCCATTCCTCCCATTCCTAGTGTAGAGTACTTAGTGAAGCTCTGGTAGGGGACAATAGAACCTAATTGAAAAACCCGCATTTGCGGGTTTTCCTTATATAATTTTGACTCCGCACCTCATCCTTAAAAACTGGAGTTTTTAAGGATGAGGTGTTATACTGGAAATACTGCAAAAAATAAACTACATCTTATTTGTAAGGCTAAAGCTTTTATATGACTAATAAATTGAAAACCGCAAAACAAATGGAGCGCCATATTAAAGGTATAGCTAATCATTATCGTATTAAAATACTTTTGACAATCGCGGAACATCCAAAGATAACACTTGAAAAAATAGTGGAGATATTAGAGGCCAATGAGAATACAATAGGCGAGCACACAAGGCGTTTGTATGCCGCGGGGCTTATACAAAAGAAGTATCGCGACAAATTTGTAGAACACACCCTTTCACCTTATGGGCAGGTTTTTGCAAAATTTTTAAAACGATTTCAGGAGATGTAAAAAAGTAAATTTTACGAGACAAAATAAGCTTTACCCACCCACCTCATCCTTAAAAACTGGAGTTTTTAAGGATGAGGTGTTATGCCGGAAGTATCGCTTAAAACAAAAAGCGATATCTTTCAGATATCGCTTTAATATTTTGAGAACTACTCGGTGCACAGATGCATGGTTTCTATGTGCAAGTTCTTAAAACCGTCTACCCATCTTACGTGAAAAACATCAGCTTCTCTTTCAATCATTGCTGTGAAGGCCGTAAAAAGATTGTCATAATCATAAACATTTGCTGTGCCCGGCAGGCAGGAACTTTCAGGATTGTTTTCGTTGTATTCTACCTTGGCCAAATTTATGTATCCGTAAGAATTAGCAGGCATATCTTCTGCAGCTACAGTACCCTTAACTAAAGGAACAATGGTAATTTCTGCGGATGCACTTGCTCCGTTATGTTTTTCTCTAAGCGTAAGATTAAATAGTAGGCTCCCCGCTACAAACACTGTAAGCATTGCAAGTATGACGCGTGCATTTTCGCTCATTTTTTTCTCCTTTGTCCAAGATATTTTTGAACGCTACGCGAGCAGCATTCAGAACTTCCTGTATAGTATGATAGATATTTTTTTTGTCAAGCAACATATTGACATCAATATGCTAAAATGCTAATATGCCATATATGAGAACAACAATAAAAATAAATGATAAAATATATAAAGCCGTGAAGCATCAGGCCGCAGAAACAGGCGAGAGCATATCTTCTATTATTGAAGACGCGGTAAAATTCCAGGTGTTGGAGGACCTTGCCGATACTGAAGCGATAAAAAAGCGCGAGAGCGAACCAAAAACTGACTTCAAGCAATTTGTAAACGAACTAAAAGAGGATGGCCTTATTTAAAGTTGAGATCTCTCGTTCGGCCCAAAAAGAGATACGCAAAATACAACCCCCGCATCGCAAGAGGGTTGTTTCAGCTATATTAAAACTCGTAAAAGAACCGCGTCCCGCGGAATGTCAAAAAATAAGAACCTTTGACAACAGTTATCGCATCCGGGTTGGAGATTACAGGGTAGTTTATATAGTGCATGATGATGAAAAGGTTTTAACCATCATAAAAGTCGGACACCGCAGGGATGTTTATAGAAACATAAGCTAAACCTTATTAGTTTGCCTTATTCTTGCATTTTTGATAAAGTTATAGTAAAGTATATAAAAATTGAGCATGGCTCCCCGCACAGCATTTTGCCTGTTGTGGGCAGTGGCACGCTCTCGACAGGAAAGGGCTATTCGCCCCCGTGTGCCACAAGATTTTTACAAACTTTTTAAATAAAATCAAATTTAATTATTTTTTATAGGCAAAATGTGTGCGGGATGCTCATGGTTTGTAAGCTTACGCTTCACCACGGGCTCGCGTTTACTAACAAACCATGGCAGTTCCAAAACAGAGAAAAACCAAATCACGCCAAGGAAACAGAAGATCTCATCATAAGTTGAGTAGAGTTTCTTTGGTTGGGTGTGAAAAGTGCGGACAACTTAAGCTATCTCACAATATTTGCGAGAATTGCGGTACATACAAAGGCAGAGAGTATGTGGATGTTTTGAAGAAAATGACAAGGCGTGAAAAGAAAGCGAAAGAGAAAGAGCTGGAAACACAAGGACAGGAGGCAGCTCCTATGAGTATGGAAGAACTTTCTAAAAAATAAAACGCGCGCCTGCGCGCTTTTAGTGTGTAGTGGGGGGTGTAATTACTACTATCTACTATTCACTATCTACTTTTATAAAATATGGCATCCAGACACTTAGCACGTTCAATTGCAATGCAGACTCTTTTTGAGTGGGATTTTTGGGGTAAAAACGCAGATAAGGTTGAAGAGTTTACCAAGCAGAACATGGAGGAGTTTGGACCCGGACTTGAAGAGGAAAAAGCTTTTATAAAGCGGCTGATAGATGGCGTGTTGGAGCATGTTGATAAAATAGACGCGATAATAGAAAAAACCGCGCCGGAGTGGCCAATAGACCAGATAAACCTTGTAGATAGAAATGTTTTGCGCCTGGGCATATATGAACTGCTTTGGGGACCAAGAAAGGAGGTTCCGCCAAAGGTTGCAATTAACGAAGCTATAGAGTTGGCTAAAAATTACGGAGGAGATAGTTCCGGAAGGTTTATCAACGGAGTTATGGGCACCATATACAGGGAGATAGGGGAGCCGGAAAAAGAGCAGCAGACAAAGGATAAAGAGGAAAAAAGTGAGGATAAGATTGATGATAAAAATAATTCAAAAGATAATAAAGAATAATACGCATTTTACTTCATGAAATTTGAAGCATGTAACATATAATAATAAGCGCGAAAATTATGTTTCATGTTTTATGTTTCATGATTGTGAGCGTTAGCGAGCAAGGATGAAGGATTTCTCAAAATTAGAAGATTCATTAGGAATAAAATTTGATAATAAAGACCTCTTAACACAGGCGTTCATTCATCGCTCTTATTTGAATGAGCATTCAGAAATAGACCTTGACCACAACGAGAGGTTGGAGTTTTTAGGTGACGCTGTTTTAGAGATTGTTGTAACAGAGTTTTTATATTTAAAGTACAGTAATCCGGAAGGAGACCTTACAAGCTGGAGAGCCGCATTGGTAAATAGTAAAATGCTTTCAAAAATTGCGATGGAGTTGGATTTTAATAACTTTATTCTTTTATCAAAAGGCGAACAAAAAGATGTGGGTCGCGCCCGCCAATATATATTAGCTAACGCGATGGAAGCATATATAGGGGCTTTATACCTGGACAAAGGCATTGAAGATTGTGACGAATTTATAAAAAAGCATATTTTAAAAGAACTCCCGGCGATAATAGAAGGCGAGCTTTACCGTGATCCTAAAAGCTTGTTTCAGGAGCTTGCGCAGGAAAAAGTGAGCATCACGCCAACTTATGAGGTTTTAGAAGAGAGTGGTCCGGACCATGACAAAACCTTTGTTGTTGGGGTGTATTTAGACAGGGACCTTATTGCAAAAGGAGAGGGTTCAAGTAAGCAGGAGGCGCAGGAGAGCGCGGCGCAGGAAGCGTTGGATAAAAAAGGATGGAGTAATTGACAGCAAGATTAAATATAATATAATATAATAACCATGTTAAAATTACGATTAAGAAGAATAGGAAGAAAACACGACCCCAGTTTTAGGGTTGTAATTACTGAAGCCACAACACCGCCCAAGGGTAAGTATTTGGAGTCAGTAGGTTTTTATAATGCGCGTCTTAAGCAAATTAGCTTAGACAAGGATAGAATAAAACACTGGTTAAGTGTTGGCGTTCAGCCCACAGACACTGTCCACAACCTCCTTATTAAAGAGGGTGTAATGGAAGGTAAAAAAATAGCTGTTCACTCAAGAAAACTTTCTAAAAAGAAGAAGAAGCAAAGTCCTGAGCCTGCCGAAGGGCAAAGTCCTGAGCCTGCCGAAGGGCAAAGTCCTGAGCTTGCCGAAGGGCAAAGTCCTGAGCCTGCCGAAGGGAAGGTAGCGGAAAAAGAAGAAGAAAAGAAAGAAGAACCAGCTAAGGCAGAAAGCGCGGTAAATGAAGAAGCACAAGAAAGTGACAAGGAGGAGGCTCCAAAAAAAGAAGCGTCCGCAGAGGAAGCTCCTAAAGAGGATGCAAAAGAGGAAGCAGTAGAAAGCGAGAAAAAAGAAGAAACACCTAAAGCAGAAGAGGGGAGCGCACAAGCAGACGAAAGCCCCGCGAAAGATTCAGTGAAAGAAGAGGAGTAACAGGTAGTTTGAAAAACTAATTGGTTGGGGGTTGACATTTTCTTTAAAAAAGAGTAAAATATCAAACAACAATGGCCCGTTCTTCTAAAAAGAATGAGAGCCAAAGGTCGCTTTGGTACTACTAATTAATGAATAAACGAACGTATGGCTAAACAAGCAGATCAAGAATTCCTGGAGTTCGTTGTGAAATCAGTGGTGGACAACCCTGATGATGTAAAAGTAGATCGTGTCGTTGATGAAATGGGTGTTCTACTTACTCTCAAGGTTCACGCTGAGGATATGGCTCAGATTATCGGAAGGCAGGGCTCTACAGCTCGCGCAATCCGAACTCTTTTGAGAATCGTAGGCCTTAAAAACAACGCTCGGGTAAATCTGAAAATAGAAGAGCCTGAAGGTTCCACAAGGGGACAGGGCGAAGCTTCAAAGAGCGTCAACGTAGAAGAAGCAGTTGGCGACCTGGAGTAATTTCAGCAATCAAAACAAAATACCCTCGCTTTTTGCGAGGGTATTTTGTTTTTAAATCAGCATACTATATACTAAAAATATGATTAGATTTGATATTATTACAATTTTTCCCGAGATGTTTGATGGCTATTTTGAAAGCTCTATGCTTAAAAAAGCTCAGGAAAACAAAAAAGTAGAAATATATGTGCATAATTTGCGCGATTACGCGAAAGATAAGCACAAGACCACTGATGATGCCGCATATGGGGGAATAAGCGGCATGGTGATGAAAGTTGAGCCCATATATAAAGCTGTTCAAGATATAAAGAAAAAAAGCAGAAAACGCAAAAAGAAGGTTATATTGCTTTCGGCAAAAGGGGAAGTACTAACACAAAAAAAGGTAGAGAAATTGGGCAATCTTAATCATATAATTCTTATAGCGGGTCACTATAAAGGAGTTGATGAAAGAGTGGCTAAATACGTAGCGGACGAGGAGCTTTCAATAGGCGAGTTTGTACTAACCGGAGGGGAGTTGCCCGCAATGGTTGTTGTAGATGCCGTTAGCCGTATGGTGCCGGGGGTTTTAGGAGACGAGGCTTCAAAAGAAGGCGAGTCTTATTCACAAGGAGTTAAACATGAGCACCCGGTGTATACAAGACCTTCGGTGTTTAGCCCTAAAAAAGGAACAGAATGGAAGGTCCCTGAAGTGCTTTTGGAGGGTAATCATAAAAAAATAGAAGAGTGGCGGGATAGCAAAAGAAAGTAGCGCGTAGTATCGCGTGTATTAGCGTAGAGGGCTTGACACCCACACCAACCTGCACTATTTTTTTGACAGCGTATTACTTCTAAGTTTAAACATGATAAACATAAGCTCAAGTTAGAAAATTTACAGTAGAAGTAAACATGGATTGCAAGTTGGTGTGGGGGTTGACTCTAAAAAATATTCATATATACTGTATAAGTATGTGCACATTTACAATCTAATAGTTAAGTAAGCTTTGAGTTTTTTAATTCAAAGCTAATTCCAAATATTTTTCATCGCAGCTATTTAATTTACTTTCTTTTCGCATTTTTGCGGAGAGTACAATGTTTAATAGTTGCTTCGAATCTCGTGTTTATCTTGAGAGTTTGATCCTGGCTCAGGGTGAATGCTGGCGACGTGGATAAGGCATGCAAGTCGAGCGCCCCTTCACTTGGTGATCTGATGTAATCTTTAAAGTAGTATTTTCTACAGAGATTTGTTCGGATATCCAAGTGAGGGGGAGCGGCAAACGGGTTAGTAACACGTAGGTAAGTTACCCCATACACAGGGATAAGCCACCGAAAGGTGGTCTAATACCTGATAGTACCGAAAGGTTAAAGATTTATCGGTATGGGAGGCGCCTGCGTCCTATCAGCTTGTTGGTGAGGTAACGGCCCACCAAGGCTATGACGGGTAGGGGGTGTGAGAGCATGACCCCCAACACCGGAACTGAGACACTGTCCGGACACCTACGGGTGGCTGCAGTCGAGAATCTTCCGCAATGGGCGAAAGCCTGACGGAGCGACGTCGCGTGAAGGAAGAAGGCCTTCGGGTTGTAAACTTCTTTTATATGGGAAGAAAACTTCGGTTTGACTGTACCA encodes:
- a CDS encoding winged helix-turn-helix domain-containing protein produces the protein MTNKLKTAKQMERHIKGIANHYRIKILLTIAEHPKITLEKIVEILEANENTIGEHTRRLYAAGLIQKKYRDKFVEHTLSPYGQVFAKFLKRFQEM
- the dnaE gene encoding DNA polymerase III subunit alpha — translated: MSEKNSPKFTHLHVHTHYSLLDGLSKTGELLDFIKENGMDSVAITDHGNLYGAVEFYQQAKRRDIKPIIGFEAYVVDNMHEKQGGNPGGYNHLILLAKNEKGYKNLIALVTEANLKGFYYKPRIDKELLRKYSEGLICLSGCLGGELSQALLKNNKEDAKKIAREYADIFASGDYYIELQQHYNTPDQNKVTPLLAELARELNLPLVATQDSHYNRKEDSHAHDVLLAIQTGNTIDDEKRLTLKHDDFSVCTPEEMEEKFKEWPDAIENTQKIAEQCNLELTLGEFIFPNFELEPGKTADQMLDELTLAGAKERGLDKDPEVEKRRQYELKIISDKSYSPYFLAVADILRFAREKEIYTTVRGSAAGSLVAYLSGIVNVNPLDFQLPFERFLNPYRPSAPDIDMDFADNRRQEVIEYTKQKYGSQNVAQIGTFGTMMARGAVRDVARALGKPYELGDRIAKLIPMGSQGFPMTIEHALEIEPSLKDIYEQDTDAKELLDIAKKLEGTVRHASVHAAGVVISPKPLVEYVPLQLDPKGSGDYVTQYDMYTVGEDGVGLLKFDFLGIRNLAILESAVHLVKKRKGVDIDIEDIPFDDKLTFEMLTRGETEGLFQLNGSGMTRYLMELEPTTIHDINAMIALYRPGPMNNIPEYIARKQGKSPIQYFHPKAEEFLAKSYGILVYQDDLLFTAMELAGYNWETVDKFRKAVGKKIPKEMAKQHEIFVKGCQEHSGMTSEEAEKIWELFEPFQGYGFNKAHAACYGRVAYQTAYMKANYPTDYMCAILTAEAGDMDKMAVIMTESKRMKIEILPPSLNESDENFTVVNDNAIRFGLAAIKNVGSNIVHEIIEERNTNGKFESLENFLERVLSKDLNKKSLENLIKSGATEEFGERGQLLENMENLLLYSREHKAAESSGQFNLFAGSEAETASKLTLKNSEQATKQQKLEWEKELLGFYVTGHPLEEHAEKLSQTMPIASVIANNIMYTVQIGAIVTSTKKIITKNNKSMMFVGLEDLSGKIEAVVFPELTKSKGHIIESNKPILAEGKLNSRDGEVKLICDNIREL
- the nusB gene encoding transcription antitermination factor NusB; translation: MASRHLARSIAMQTLFEWDFWGKNADKVEEFTKQNMEEFGPGLEEEKAFIKRLIDGVLEHVDKIDAIIEKTAPEWPIDQINLVDRNVLRLGIYELLWGPRKEVPPKVAINEAIELAKNYGGDSSGRFINGVMGTIYREIGEPEKEQQTKDKEEKSEDKIDDKNNSKDNKE
- the rnc gene encoding ribonuclease III → MKDFSKLEDSLGIKFDNKDLLTQAFIHRSYLNEHSEIDLDHNERLEFLGDAVLEIVVTEFLYLKYSNPEGDLTSWRAALVNSKMLSKIAMELDFNNFILLSKGEQKDVGRARQYILANAMEAYIGALYLDKGIEDCDEFIKKHILKELPAIIEGELYRDPKSLFQELAQEKVSITPTYEVLEESGPDHDKTFVVGVYLDRDLIAKGEGSSKQEAQESAAQEALDKKGWSN
- a CDS encoding ribonuclease HII; this encodes MAIDFNYENKLREKYGYPPASASPRDGVRDLCIAGLDEVGRGPLAGPVTVGAFVFLNNPKGGFDHPLGLLRDSKLLSAKQREKLYEYFCELKKGGKVDFATASVFPRTIDKKHIHHATALAMQRAVQKLDKKPDYALIDGFRYPGKILKEVEYSTMPKADNLIPSVAAASIVAKVKRDASMVRYHKKYPQYRFDLHKGYGTELHYKMLKKHGPSHIHRQSFRLY
- the rpsP gene encoding 30S ribosomal protein S16: MLKLRLRRIGRKHDPSFRVVITEATTPPKGKYLESVGFYNARLKQISLDKDRIKHWLSVGVQPTDTVHNLLIKEGVMEGKKIAVHSRKLSKKKKKQSPEPAEGQSPEPAEGQSPELAEGQSPEPAEGKVAEKEEEKKEEPAKAESAVNEEAQESDKEEAPKKEASAEEAPKEDAKEEAVESEKKEETPKAEEGSAQADESPAKDSVKEEE
- the rpmF gene encoding 50S ribosomal protein L32, giving the protein MAVPKQRKTKSRQGNRRSHHKLSRVSLVGCEKCGQLKLSHNICENCGTYKGREYVDVLKKMTRREKKAKEKELETQGQEAAPMSMEELSKK
- the thrS gene encoding threonine--tRNA ligase — encoded protein: MPQNLEQIRHSFAHVLAQAVLKFYPDAKLGIGPAIDNGFYYDFGNAEIGEKDLAKIEKEMKKIISQGLEFKKEEWDAEKAKKYFKEQGAKYKLDLIGELEKEDKKVGMVHTGDPSKAEAGQFLDLCRGGHVKSTKNLPADAFKLMRVAGAYWRGDETQDMLTRIYGVAFETKKELEEHLEWLEEAAKRDHRKLGKELDLFTFSDLVGSGLPLFTTKGTIIRNELQKAVTDISKKYGAQPVSIPHIAKRVLYETSGHADKFGDELLQVKGHYEDFVMKPVNCPHHTQIYASQMRSYRDLPIRYIESTMQYRDEKPGEIGGLTRVRAITVDDGHIFCTVEQIKEEAKNIGKIIEEFYKGLGLWGDHWVSLSVRDPQTPEAYIGEPKDWDKAECMLEDISKELKLDAKKIEGEAAIYGPKIDYMFKDSLGRETQLATIQLDFNMPKRFGLTYINEKGEEETPVMIHRAILGSYERFMAILIEHFGGAFPLWLSPDQVWVVPVSDKFNDYGRGIMQKLQDAGVRADICDESESLGKKIRNGETKKLPYLLIVGEKEKKAGEVAVRDREKGDEGTMKVEGFVERVVKEIAEKK
- a CDS encoding type II toxin-antitoxin system RelE/ParE family toxin, whose protein sequence is MALFKVEISRSAQKEIRKIQPPHRKRVVSAILKLVKEPRPAECQKIRTFDNSYRIRVGDYRVVYIVHDDEKVLTIIKVGHRRDVYRNIS
- a CDS encoding ribbon-helix-helix domain-containing protein, with protein sequence MPYMRTTIKINDKIYKAVKHQAAETGESISSIIEDAVKFQVLEDLADTEAIKKRESEPKTDFKQFVNELKEDGLI
- a CDS encoding KH domain-containing protein, with protein sequence MAKQADQEFLEFVVKSVVDNPDDVKVDRVVDEMGVLLTLKVHAEDMAQIIGRQGSTARAIRTLLRIVGLKNNARVNLKIEEPEGSTRGQGEASKSVNVEEAVGDLE